tttattctgAATGCCAAGATCCAAATTAACTCACCTAGTAGCTCTGTAGCTCTCATTTGCTCTGTAGCTCTCATTTGGTTTTGTCTCCTTTTGGATGTCCAAATACTCATCCAAAGTAACCTGTGGAGTTAGACACACACCTTACAATAGGCTACCACTGCACTTTGTAGAGGGAACCAAAAGGTCTTTTTAGAAATCACCAAATCTGTCAGCATTGTACAGTACCTTAATCTGTGCAGACAGTTTCTTCATGTCTTCTTGCTGATCTGGGTCAGTTATGACGTCTCCATCGTAAAACTCTCCAAGGGGAGCACAGAAGTTGTGAATGTACTGTTTATCATAGAAACGTTGCAGGTAAGGCATGGACTCCTCTACCTGCAGAACAACGGTCGCCTGTTGCATCACTGCATTTGCCTGCGCGTTGTCATGCACTCTACCGAAACAATGCACAGGAGCTTTATTGGGACactcaaataaaacaaacgGGTCAATGATTGTTAATTGTTGCTACCACTGGGCAATGATGGAACAATATTGGTTGTCCAGCACAAAGTTGTCCTTCAGTCATTCTCTCACCCTTACCTTTGGAAGGTGTCAGAGAGCAGGGCGATCATGAGGttgacacacaacacagaggaTAGCGCCAGAAAAGTACCGCAGAGCAGGTGAGCCATGATGGAGTCCACGGCCACCATGGCATCAAACTCGTACTCATCCACTAGGGTGATCCGGTACAGGCTGTAGAGCATCTGGGGCACTGTCTGCATGCTAGGCACATTCACTAAGCCTTACAGCAAGAGAGAAGGCCTAACATAGGTAACACACTCATATGGCAAACATATGCAATAATCCTAACtcctttacaaaaaaaaaattcatccCACAATCGCTCGCACCTCCAAATATAATCCAGAAAGCACAGGCGTAGGGGATGTAGATCTCTGCATATAAGAAGAGGAAGCGCAGAACATCACCCACTATCTTCCCCAGCATGACAGTGAAAGGACCCATAACCCTAAGGAATAATTGAAAACCATACATTTGCTAACAGATCTCATATGATTCTAATACTACATATTAATTGTGAAGTTACTGGGATGACCTGGCCAAAAGAAATGCAATCAAAGTATGCATTGTACATTGTGCTGCAAAATCAGGACTTTTAACTGTATGGTACGCAAGCCTCTGATTCttatgtttccatggttacctCAACGTCTAGCAGATGTTACCATGGTTACCTAGGCACAAAGAAGGCACTACCTTTAATGCGTGGCATAACCTAAGAGAAGGTACATGGTGGTATAGGCCACTGACCAGGTGTCACCATTTCTTCTTTAGACACTCTCTAGAAGACCTCGTTTCCATGGCAGCCAATGACCCTGGCCAGGTATTACTAATATGCCTAAGGGCTTCTGTCTTCAGCTTGTGTAACTATGGTAACTGCAGCCATTTACCAGGTACCAGGTGTTCCTATCAAGAGTTCACTGATGGGTAAGTGATGACTTTTACCTAAAGGCCCGGACATGCTTCATCAGCCTTAGCCAAAGGAAGATGATGGTCACAGCGAAGATGCGAAGGCTATACGTTCGAAGTGCATGTGAAACCAGGTATACATCAGCTAAATGGAGGCTCAAGACAGCTATCAACAATATGTACACAAGCCAATCAAATATGTTCctgtaaaatgaaacaaatggaaTTAGttacattaaataatttaactcTCAAACATTTATGTTCTCCATTTTGTGTAAAATTCCAGGTCTCTACCAGCAGTCTTGTGAGTAGCTCCCTTTCAAATTCCAGACAGCCCTCCTCTGCCCCTCTAAATAATGCCGCTCCTtaagaacaaaatgaaacaaaggcaTCTCTATTTTGAGAGCGTCCATTTAATTTATCTGCGTGTACTGAAGATGCGAGTCCACAAACAACCAAAATAAGCTCTtccagtacaaaaaaaaaacaaggctaTTAGATTATAACAACAAAGTAAAAGTATAAAGGAAAGTAATTTCTCATAATTATGTTTTCCTAAGTTAGTGGAGTGCGCCGGTGCTCTGCAGTGGTGGTGGAGTGTTACCTCGGGCCACATGGGGTGAGTGCAGGCCAGGTCTTCACGGAGTCTCCGATCGCTCCACTGCTGCCAGTCCTTCAGCTTTCTGAAGGAGTGCAGGACCTCCATCACCTCCCTGTACACCTCCAACACAGTCAGTCCCAATGCcaccgccaccaccaccacccgccACCAGTCCTGTGGAGagaaatgttgtgtgtgtgtgtgtgtgtgtgtgtgtgtgtgtgtgtgtgttgtgttgtgttgactATCGGTGATTCCTAAAATTTGACTTACCTGAGGAAAAATATACCGACTACCCTCCTCCcgtgacacagacacagaaatggCCACAACTGTCCAggaaatgataaataaaaaattaagcaGCAAGAGAATCCAGGCACCCAGTCtatgggaaaaaagaaaaaaaaaaaaaacaattcccaCTTTTATCAGGACTAATTGTcttttaatgtgtatgtgttttctgttcCTGTGATGAGTGTTAATGGAGCTTTACCTGCCGTATAGGTTCCATTTGACAGCAATGAGTTTCAGCACTACAGGATGCATAATGAGGTCCAGTTTCCCTTGGTGAACAATAAGCCCCAGCTTTtcaagggagagacagagtatTAGAATCATCCAGGCAAAGACATGGGAAAGGGCTTCAGATGTAAGCATATGAGAACAAATATTAATAGCAAAATGAAGTCTCGTCAGGTTGATGACGGTGTACCGGTGATAAAGGCTCACTGCGGTGTTGCCCTAGAAAGTGAACAAATATTTAGTGATTTTCTACCCAGCACGATAGCATCTCTCATGTTTGTATTCTAATCAGTGCAGTTACCTTGTGAATTTTTCTTGCACGCTGGCTCTGGTTCAAGCAGCTGCAGGTAGTAGAACTGCTGCCGAGTCACTGGGTCTTTCACGTGGAACTGATTCAGTGCCAGTTTGGCCTGCAGAGACCAAGTGAGACCTGGATTGCATAGAGAGAAGGGTACTAGATGTAGAGCTGTGGACTTGGTGGATTTCCGGTTCCCCTTACCACAGGCGTCATCTTGCCAATCATGGCGGTGATGCACAGTTGTCCATCAGAGTCCTGCAGCCCGGCATCTGCCCCCAGCTCCAACAGTGTGTGCGCAGCTTCACTGCgctctgtaaaacacacacacacacacacacacctctctttatctctctcaaagaaaaatataatgGCCCTAAGGTCTGTGTAAAAGTGGTCTAACAATGGATACTGATGGGCCTATTATTATGGCTCCTATAAAACCATTACCTAGGTTGGCAGCCAGTTGTAGCGGAGTTCTTTGTTTGTAGTCTTGTGCACCAATGTCTGCACCATTCTGCAGCAAAATCTGAATTGCCCCAATTGCATCATTCTTAGAAGCAAAGTGTAATGCTGTTTGCAGGTCTTTATAAGTGCGCGCCTCAATATCAGctgaaagaacagagaaacCTTGTCTAGACATTTTTTTAGCTTATGTATataacacagagagacactcttatccagagtaacttacaattTCAGTCATATTATAGAGATAgaatgtagtgttaggagtcttgcccaaggactcttattggtataaCAAGGGTACACTTGCCTGGATGGGGGTTTAAACCTCAGTCCCCCACAGGAGAGGCAGCGATGTTACCCACTACAATAACCATTAAaagacatacacaaaacacacctccTCTTTCTATAAGGAACCAAATCATTTCTTCGTAATCCAAGGCTGCTGCCACGTGCAAAGCAGTGACGCCAAATGCGTCAGCCCTCAGGacatctgctcctctctccagaAAGAACCGCATCACATCTACGTTCCAGGCCCGAGAGATCTACCAAATCAGACATTTGCTAAAAATGTGCATAGaggaataaattaaatatgaactACTAAAATGCAGTCCAAACCCCCCGAGAACCTTTTACACGTGAAATTCAGACAGCTACACGTCCCAGGTTGCACCTGTGATATTATCTGACACCTCACAGCAGAGGGCAGCGTGAGGCTAAAGTGCTCACCTCATGCAGTGCTGTCTGTCCATATTTGTCTGGTGAATTGGGGTCGGCACCCTCGGCGAGGATGCCGTTCAGGTACTGCAGGTCGACCTGCAATACAGGCCGCACCATTATGTCAGACCAATGTGCCCGCGCCTGCCGCCAGGCTGCTTTTCAGAGCGCTCGCTCTACGCAACAGAGCGTCTCCCTAGCCAGCATGCAGTGCATACAGTACAGTTGCCATGGAGATATGAGGGGCCATATTGTCCTCTACCTCATCGGCGTCCTGGTTGCTGGTGGCCAGGACTCGGAAGTGGTCCAGCAGGCATCTGTTCAGCCGCTGCTCTTTGTCAGGCCCATCTACAGCGTCCTCATCCCAGGCGAGGCCTTTGTACTTCCTGCCCACAGGCTCCCCTGCCATGAGATCAACATGAGCAGTTCATATTTCAGTATCCTGAATGCAACAGAGATGCAGTGAAATCTGATGTTCGGGTAATCTGTTTTCTGGATAGCTAGGGAGGGTCTTtaaagtttggttttgttttagatAACAATTTGAGTGGAGCTactcacattaacacacaccgGTACACAAAGGCAATTATCTTCCTCATTAAAATGAATCATATGCTTTGGGTATTGACTGACAGTAGTACTCTGATGAGGctttatgcttgtgtgtgtgcgcattacCTGAGGGTTTCTTCCTCACACATTTACAAGCAGCCCGTTTCCATCGGCCCCTGGTGTAGGACGCCCACTGCGAAACAGACTGCGCTACTGAGGCAGACAAATTCGTGACCTGCTGTGCTGTCTGCCAACACAGACGCATAAAAAACTGGTAAAACCACAAGTGTCATTAACAATGGA
This region of Electrophorus electricus isolate fEleEle1 chromosome 11, fEleEle1.pri, whole genome shotgun sequence genomic DNA includes:
- the LOC113572718 gene encoding transient receptor potential channel pyrexia isoform X2 is translated as MSPIAQSVSQWASYTRGRWKRAACKCVRKKPSGEPVGRKYKGLAWDEDAVDGPDKEQRLNRCLLDHFRVLATSNQDADEVDLQYLNGILAEGADPNSPDKYGQTALHEISRAWNVDVMRFFLERGADVLRADAFGVTALHVAAALDYEEMIWFLIERGADIEARTYKDLQTALHFASKNDAIGAIQILLQNGADIGAQDYKQRTPLQLAANLERSEAAHTLLELGADAGLQDSDGQLCITAMIGKMTPVAKLALNQFHVKDPVTRQQFYYLQLLEPEPACKKNSQGQHRSEPLSPLGLIVHQGKLDLIMHPVVLKLIAVKWNLYGRLGAWILLLLNFLFIISWTVVAISVSVSREEGSRYIFPQDWWRVVVVAVALGLTVLEVYREVMEVLHSFRKLKDWQQWSDRRLREDLACTHPMWPEERHYLEGQRRAVWNLKGSYSQDCWNIFDWLVYILLIAVLSLHLADVYLVSHALRTYSLRIFAVTIIFLWLRLMKHVRAFRVMGPFTVMLGKIVGDVLRFLFLYAEIYIPYACAFWIIFGGLVNVPSMQTVPQMLYSLYRITLVDEYEFDAMVAVDSIMAHLLCGTFLALSSVLCVNLMIALLSDTFQRVHDNAQANAVMQQATVVLQVEESMPYLQRFYDKQYIHNFCAPLGEFYDGDVITDPDQQEDMKKLSAQIKVTLDEYLDIQKETKPNESYRANESYRATRRTTSSLAVQAEWCSTLVRLEKDQQQQIQDLRDIREDLKKLQTLLLQIIPSESKKSGDEVSNTSSAVLKLDKDNAI
- the LOC113572718 gene encoding transient receptor potential channel pyrexia isoform X1 yields the protein MKRPSHVRPGGHDNSGLELTDRVCHQTAQQVTNLSASVAQSVSQWASYTRGRWKRAACKCVRKKPSGEPVGRKYKGLAWDEDAVDGPDKEQRLNRCLLDHFRVLATSNQDADEVDLQYLNGILAEGADPNSPDKYGQTALHEISRAWNVDVMRFFLERGADVLRADAFGVTALHVAAALDYEEMIWFLIERGADIEARTYKDLQTALHFASKNDAIGAIQILLQNGADIGAQDYKQRTPLQLAANLERSEAAHTLLELGADAGLQDSDGQLCITAMIGKMTPVAKLALNQFHVKDPVTRQQFYYLQLLEPEPACKKNSQGQHRSEPLSPLGLIVHQGKLDLIMHPVVLKLIAVKWNLYGRLGAWILLLLNFLFIISWTVVAISVSVSREEGSRYIFPQDWWRVVVVAVALGLTVLEVYREVMEVLHSFRKLKDWQQWSDRRLREDLACTHPMWPEERHYLEGQRRAVWNLKGSYSQDCWNIFDWLVYILLIAVLSLHLADVYLVSHALRTYSLRIFAVTIIFLWLRLMKHVRAFRVMGPFTVMLGKIVGDVLRFLFLYAEIYIPYACAFWIIFGGLVNVPSMQTVPQMLYSLYRITLVDEYEFDAMVAVDSIMAHLLCGTFLALSSVLCVNLMIALLSDTFQRVHDNAQANAVMQQATVVLQVEESMPYLQRFYDKQYIHNFCAPLGEFYDGDVITDPDQQEDMKKLSAQIKVTLDEYLDIQKETKPNESYRANESYRATRRTTSSLAVQAEWCSTLVRLEKDQQQQIQDLRDIREDLKKLQTLLLQIIPSESKKSGDEVSNTSSAVLKLDKDNAI
- the LOC113572718 gene encoding transient receptor potential channel pyrexia isoform X3 translates to MKRPSHVRPGGHDNSGLELTDRVCHQTAQQVTNLSASVAQSVSQWASYTRGRWKRAACKCVRKKPSGEPVGRKYKGLAWDEDAVDGPDKEQRLNRCLLDHFRVLATSNQDADEVDLQYLNGILAEGADPNSPDKYGQTALHEISRAWNVDVMRFFLERGADVLRADAFGVTALHVAAALDYEEMIWFLIERGADIEARTYKDLQTALHFASKNDAIGAIQILLQNGADIGAQDYKQRTPLQLAANLERSEAAHTLLELGADAGLQDSDGQLCITAMIGKMTPVAKLALNQFHVKDPVTRQQFYYLQLLEPEPACKKNSQGQHRSEPLSPLGLIVHQGKLDLIMHPVVLKLIAVKWNLYGRLGAWILLLLNFLFIISWTVVAISVSVSREEGSRYIFPQDWWRVVVVAVALGLTVLEVYREVMEVLHSFRKLKDWQQWSDRRLREDLACTHPMWPEERHYLEGQRRAVWNLKGSYSQDCWNIFDWLVYILLIAVLSLHLADVYLVSHALRTYSLRIFAVTIIFLWLRLMKHVRAFRVMGPFTVMLGKIVGDVLRFLFLYAEIYIPYACAFWIIFGGLVNVPSMQTVPQMLYSLYRITLVDEYEFDAMVAVDSIMAHLLCGTFLALSSVLCVNLMIALLSDTFQRVHDNAQANAVMQQATVVLQVEESMPYLQRFYDKQYIHNFCAPLGEFYDGDVITDPDQQEDMKKLSAQIKVTLDEYLDIQKETKPNESYRANESYRATSNF
- the LOC113572718 gene encoding transient receptor potential channel pyrexia isoform X4, whose product is MKRPSHVRPGGHDNSGLELTDRVCHQTAQQVTNLSASVAQSVSQWASYTRGRWKRAACKCVRKKPSGEPVGRKYKGLAWDEDAVDGPDKEQRLNRCLLDHFRVLATSNQDADEVDLQYLNGILAEGADPNSPDKYGQTALHEISRAWNVDVMRFFLERGADVLRADAFGVTALHVAAALDYEEMIWFLIERGADIEARTYKDLQTALHFASKNDAIGAIQILLQNGADIGAQDYKQRTPLQLAANLERSEAAHTLLELGADAGLQDSDGQLCITAMIGKMTPVAKLALNQFHVKDPVTRQQFYYLQLLEPEPACKKNSQGQHRSEPLSPLGLIVHQGKLDLIMHPVVLKLIAVKWNLYGRLGAWILLLLNFLFIISWTVVAISVSVSREEGSRYIFPQDWWRVVVVAVALGLTVLEVYREVMEVLHSFRKLKDWQQWSDRRLREDLACTHPMWPEERHYLEGQRRAVWNLKGSYSQDCWNIFDWLVYILLIAVLSLHLADVYLVSHALRTYSLRIFAVTIIFLWLRLMKHVRAFRVMGPFTVMLGKIVGDVLRFLFLYAEIYIPYACAFWIIFGGLVNVPSMQTVPQMLYSLYRITLVDEYEFDAMVAVDSIMAHLLCGTFLALSSVLCVNLMIALLSDTFQR